In a single window of the Nitrospirota bacterium genome:
- a CDS encoding adenylate/guanylate cyclase domain-containing protein → MRHFIKFIKSKHFVSFVLIAIVSFLVILARERGFTDRIELLIYDRYLRHSSSDTKPDNRIVLIEATEADIQKLQMWPMDDETMAYMFEHIFKQEPCVVGLDIFRDIPVPPGGKELLQVFHEHSNIIAIKKLGDAGTLPIAAPYVLKDPERAGFNDMPVDTDSIVRRGLIFLDDGKTFFTSFAMRLAAFYLKNKAIVLTSDAATGFMKLGKTVFVPLKQGDGGYTVADMRGYQFLIDFKGGPFKTFTLADVLSDSIPPQALKEKIVIVGVTAGSMKDFFYTPLGGSNMGKGTPGMLLHANAVSELIRFAEGDNSPVKFPSETTVIVWIIFWGMIGGTLGFFFRTFSRLVVAALCSLSAIVAITFFGFISGWWIPGGVPILSFIFSGAAITAYMSKKEKAERHMLMNLFGKHVSKTVAQSLWENRDEFIKDGRPCPKKLTATVLFTDLKGFTSVSEKFDAAGLMNWLNEYMDAMAGMVLKNGGVVNKYIGDAVMAIFGVPVERTTDEEISEDAINAVLSALGMEQELIKLNEKWAKQGLPKTSMRVGIFTGPLIAGCLGSSERLEYTVIGDTVNTASRLESFDKDLEDEEFAGRPCRILIGQSTYKYTKDKFYAKQVGEASLKGKTEKVIVYRIGGLA, encoded by the coding sequence ATGCGGCACTTTATAAAATTTATAAAATCAAAGCATTTTGTAAGTTTTGTCTTAATAGCGATTGTCTCGTTTCTTGTTATTTTAGCAAGAGAGAGAGGATTTACTGACAGGATAGAGCTTTTAATCTATGACCGGTACCTGAGACACAGTAGCTCAGACACAAAACCTGATAACAGGATCGTATTAATAGAAGCTACTGAGGCTGACATACAAAAACTCCAGATGTGGCCCATGGACGATGAGACTATGGCTTACATGTTCGAACATATCTTTAAACAGGAGCCATGTGTTGTAGGGCTTGACATATTCAGAGACATACCGGTACCGCCTGGTGGCAAAGAGCTGCTACAGGTGTTTCATGAGCATAGCAATATTATTGCCATTAAAAAACTCGGAGATGCCGGAACTCTCCCCATTGCAGCCCCCTATGTGCTGAAAGACCCTGAACGGGCTGGATTTAATGATATGCCTGTGGACACTGACAGTATCGTCCGGCGAGGACTAATATTTCTCGATGACGGCAAGACATTTTTTACATCATTTGCCATGCGGCTGGCAGCATTTTACCTTAAAAATAAGGCAATTGTGCTCACCTCAGACGCAGCAACAGGGTTTATGAAACTTGGTAAGACTGTTTTTGTACCCCTTAAGCAAGGTGACGGCGGATATACGGTGGCGGATATGCGAGGATATCAGTTTCTAATTGATTTTAAAGGAGGACCTTTTAAAACGTTCACTCTGGCAGATGTTCTCTCCGACAGTATTCCTCCGCAGGCTCTGAAGGAAAAGATTGTAATCGTAGGTGTTACTGCAGGCAGTATGAAAGATTTTTTTTACACGCCTCTTGGCGGCAGTAATATGGGAAAGGGCACGCCGGGGATGCTCCTTCATGCTAATGCAGTAAGCGAGCTTATCAGATTTGCTGAAGGTGACAACAGTCCTGTAAAATTTCCATCTGAAACCACAGTCATAGTGTGGATTATTTTTTGGGGGATGATAGGGGGCACTCTCGGATTTTTTTTCAGGACGTTTTCAAGGTTAGTCGTTGCGGCTCTTTGCAGTTTATCTGCTATTGTGGCCATAACGTTTTTTGGTTTTATATCCGGTTGGTGGATTCCGGGAGGTGTGCCCATTTTATCATTTATCTTTTCCGGAGCAGCAATCACCGCTTATATGTCTAAAAAGGAAAAGGCTGAAAGACACATGCTTATGAATCTCTTTGGTAAACACGTATCTAAAACAGTGGCTCAATCGCTTTGGGAAAATCGGGATGAGTTTATAAAAGATGGCAGGCCATGCCCCAAAAAGTTGACTGCTACCGTGCTTTTTACTGACTTAAAGGGATTTACTTCTGTCTCTGAAAAATTTGACGCCGCAGGACTTATGAACTGGCTCAACGAGTATATGGATGCGATGGCTGGTATGGTTTTAAAAAATGGAGGGGTCGTTAATAAATACATAGGGGATGCCGTCATGGCAATATTTGGTGTGCCGGTAGAGAGAACCACGGATGAGGAAATCTCAGAGGATGCTATAAACGCCGTCCTGAGCGCTCTTGGTATGGAACAGGAGCTTATAAAGCTAAATGAGAAATGGGCAAAGCAGGGGCTGCCCAAGACCAGTATGAGAGTGGGGATTTTTACAGGCCCTCTGATTGCCGGATGTCTTGGAAGCTCCGAACGCCTTGAATATACTGTAATAGGGGACACGGTTAACACTGCCTCAAGGCTTGAGAGTTTTGATAAGGATCTCGAGGATGAAGAGTTTGCAGGCAGACCTTGCAGAATTTTAATAGGCCAGTCCACATACAAATATACCAAAGACAAATTCTACGCTAAACAAGTCGGTGAGGCATCGCTTAAAGGTAAAACGGAGAAAGTTATTGTCTATAGAATAGGCGGACTTGCGTGA
- a CDS encoding ABC transporter permease, which produces MKLFSETALSIGKSVTSSFAYLIHFFTFFLVTIIRLPALRIGPVRSLLYRQIYFTGIEAFSKIALIGAFIGVLIVWQVKSTVGSDAVLTGKLLISTVVNGIGPLLAAFLVIIRSSAAVASELGSMSINKEIESIQIMGIEPLEYLILPRIVGITISVVMLTFYLQVVSIGSGILTFSYLLDVSFFKYFKSIFSVLSFKAIVISFIKSFFFGTAISTISCYQGMMVESSIREIPRATVATVMQSVFVLFFLEGLITLSFSQL; this is translated from the coding sequence ATGAAACTATTTTCAGAGACAGCACTAAGTATTGGAAAATCAGTAACTAGTTCATTTGCATATCTGATACATTTTTTTACTTTTTTCCTTGTAACTATAATCCGCCTGCCCGCATTGCGCATCGGGCCGGTCAGAAGTCTGCTCTACAGACAGATATACTTTACCGGAATTGAGGCCTTCAGTAAGATTGCCCTCATTGGGGCATTTATCGGCGTGTTAATTGTTTGGCAGGTCAAAAGCACAGTGGGTTCAGATGCGGTGCTTACCGGTAAACTTTTGATTAGCACTGTTGTAAACGGGATAGGCCCCCTTCTTGCAGCGTTTCTGGTAATAATTCGCAGCTCTGCTGCTGTGGCCTCAGAGCTTGGTTCGATGTCAATTAATAAAGAAATTGAAAGTATCCAAATTATGGGAATCGAGCCTCTTGAATATCTGATACTACCAAGAATTGTCGGGATCACCATTTCAGTTGTCATGCTTACTTTCTATCTACAGGTTGTTTCCATCGGCAGCGGCATTTTAACGTTTTCTTATCTGCTTGATGTGTCTTTTTTTAAATACTTTAAGAGTATTTTTTCTGTTTTAAGTTTTAAGGCCATAGTTATATCCTTTATAAAGAGCTTTTTCTTCGGCACTGCCATTTCAACTATATCGTGTTATCAGGGCATGATGGTTGAATCCTCAATAAGGGAAATTCCCCGGGCTACCGTGGCAACCGTTATGCAGAGCGTGTTTGTACTGTTTTTTTTGGAGGGATTGATAACCCTCAGTTTCTCACAACTATGA
- a CDS encoding ATP-binding cassette domain-containing protein, producing the protein MIKFENVYYRGFKNVSFELKDGSMTKLLLKTNDDRADFLHLLTGFSVPDSGKVYIDSRGIAAVSEKERNRMIKNLGIASSKLAFISNLSILENITLPVKYHKGLKLREIEDRLVVLYEELGLDREDLRAYVSMLPSALSDGEKQVAALLRTLLMDCRIIVYDSIFADVAGDTVKRMVTLTMDYHLKLPGRVSLYVSSREHSLKEITNCMTFKQTGHGFVEWTS; encoded by the coding sequence ATGATTAAGTTTGAAAATGTTTATTACAGGGGATTTAAAAATGTTTCGTTTGAACTAAAGGACGGTTCCATGACTAAGTTGCTTTTAAAGACAAATGATGACAGGGCTGATTTTTTGCACCTTTTAACCGGTTTTAGCGTACCTGACTCCGGTAAGGTTTATATTGACAGCAGGGGCATTGCGGCAGTGTCTGAAAAAGAAAGAAACAGGATGATAAAAAATTTAGGGATAGCTTCATCAAAATTAGCCTTTATCAGTAACCTCAGCATCTTAGAAAATATAACGCTGCCGGTGAAATACCATAAAGGGTTGAAACTAAGAGAGATAGAGGATCGTCTTGTAGTGCTTTATGAAGAGCTTGGGCTTGACAGAGAGGACTTACGGGCATATGTTTCAATGCTGCCGTCTGCTCTTAGTGACGGGGAAAAACAAGTCGCAGCACTTTTAAGGACATTGTTGATGGATTGCCGGATAATTGTGTATGATTCTATATTTGCCGACGTAGCCGGTGACACAGTGAAGAGGATGGTCACTTTAACTATGGATTACCACCTTAAGCTACCGGGGAGAGTTTCACTTTATGTATCATCACGGGAGCATTCGTTAAAAGAGATAACCAACTGCATGACTTTTAAGCAGACAGGGCATGGATTTGTGGAATGGACATCTTAA